CAACTTCAGCTAGGCAAGCAATGTGTTACTATTGTGATCCTCAAACATCTCAATCTATAGCATTCGTGCAATTCCCTCAAACATTTCGAAATATTAGTGAAGACGACATCTATGACAGCCAACTTCGATTTGTATTCAAGGTTGATAACTAAGATcttgtgtgtgtatatattaaaattgatcttTTAATTTGATGAGAAGTAGTGGTGGTCGattgttttattcatttttctccTTTGAATTCAGATACAATGGCATGGTTTCGATGGTGCCGGAGGACCAACAATATCGGGTACAAACTTTTATATAAAGAGGGAAGCATTATTAGGCAGTTTTAGTAAGCAACAAGGTGAGTCAAATTGTTGTTACTACTTTaaaccagaaaaaaaaagagttattaCTACTGAATTAAAGGTTTTTATAttgatatgaaaatataataaattattattattattttgcttaagTTTGAAGTGAGGGAGGCTTGCCTTGACCCAAAAATTCATTtcagtattaaaataaaaataattttttaaaaaatattttattttaatatttctatatatttaataaaagattaattttattattaaatatgaattattgtATATGAGTAGGGTTAGGCAAGGTGATtctcaacatatatatatttaattatgtagaGATGCCAATGAGGTGGGTGATTTTTTGCCCGCCTCAATCTCgatcaagttttttttatctctAATCAAGTGTAGCATAAATTGTTAACAAGTTTTTTTTAGGACGtaagaaattgataaattgcAAATGTTATAACTAATGACACGTTAATATAGATCTTATGGCACTCAAAAGATCATTTGGTCCATCCAATGACTTCATTAAAACCCTAGTCGAAGACTATAAGCCATGTTTCATAGAAGATGGAGAATCTTCAAGGATGTTGCTAGAACATGCCAATGTTTTAGCCTCTTGCTCGTATGAAGATCAAACAACATGGGGTACAAAGGTAAGTATACATTAGCttctttctcttaaattttaataatattgtataattttttaaacatattaaatctAAACTATTTGTATGATTGATACACAtatgtttacaaattaattattgtgttttagtTACACATGTATTTACAATTTGATGGTTAGACTGATAGAAGAATATGACTGATGCAATATTGATACTTTGAGGATTcgattagaatattttaaaatttagggactaatttatgCTATAGACAATAGTTTGGATATGTTTGGTGTAATGAACccttttatatatgtttatgcaGGTGGGTTTTTTGTACTTTTGTGTGTTGGAAGATTACTTCACTGGATTTACTTTACatcgtaaaggttggaaatcaGTGTATCTTTATCCCAAACGGCTACAATTCTTAGGGACAGCCACCACAAATTTTAATGAAGCATCAATTCAATGGACAAGATGGGTATCTGGGCTTACTAGTGTTGCTATTTCTAGGTTTTGCCCTCTCATTTGTGGGCCTCTAAAGATGTCTTTGGTTCATCTTATGTGCTATTTAGAAGTTGCATGTATGCCTCTTCTTTATTGTCTCTCTATTTGGGGTTTTGCTCTTATACCTCAACTTTGTCTCTTCAATGGCATCCCTTTGTACCCGAAGGTAAAAAGCATTCATATTTGACATCATATTAGTTATTCTCGATTAGGACAGACCTTTTACTTCTTTTTTGTGCCACAGATTTCGGACTCGAACTTCAACATATTTTCGATAATTTTCATATCAGCTATTTCAAAAAGCTTATATGAAGTTGTTACAACCGGTGATCAATTTAGGGTATGGAAAAATGAATGGAGAATATGGATGGTGAGATGCGTAACATGTTATACTTACGGAAGCTTGGATGCTATTTTGGATAAGCTTGGCATAAAGGAAGCTAGCTTTTTGCCAACCAATAAAGTAACAGATGATGAACAAGTTAAGCTATACGAGATGGGTATTTTTGATTTTCGTGCAGCCACCATGTTTCTTGCTCCATTGGTTACAGTTATTCTCGTAAACTTTGCAGCATTTGTTGGAGCTGTTTTCAAAGCTTTGGTTGTGGATGATAATGGAGATCGGTACTGGGAAAAGATGTTCGGCCAAATGTTTCTTTCGTTTTACATATTGGTTTCGAATTATGCAATTATTGAAGGGATGATTATAAGGAAAGACAAGGCTAGTATTCCATTATCTGCTACTTTGTGGTCTGTTGTGTTTTCAGTATTTATCTTGTTGATTGGCTCTGTCATTTTGTGTTAAATTCTGacattggaaaaataaaaaacctttaTTAAGATTTCTAagttatttcatgtttttattgtATGTTGAATTATTGAAGGgatgatattatatatatatgtcgaTCATTTATGTTTGtgcattttttttctcaacaaaaaataatttatttcatagaaAAACCTCATTAGAGGTAATGCCTTTGGCCTCTTGAAGGTGATTCCTCTTCTCTTGTGTCTTTTGCATTTTATGGTTTGGAAATTAAGTTGATGGGTGTTTATGAATTAGGTCTGTCTTTTTGGTgcttttggattttgattgtcTTCTCTGTGTTGTGCTCATAATGTTCGAGGTATGGTTGAACGAGCTTGTGTTGATTGTTCCATAGGAGTTTTGGGATGGAATAACATCGTTGACTTGGGTCAAGATGGTTGTTTCATTGGTTTTTGAGCACTTCTCCATTTTTattgttgaaaccattttttttttgataaaaaggggtTAACTTgggatttgaaaaataaaaataaaaataggagtcGCTACCAAtattttttgatgaggtgtgatcgagCCACCTGGAAAAATAgttgttttaataaacaatttggttttatcaaaacaGCAATTTTGGTCCATGAAAATCAAAAAACGGGTTCGaaagtcggttacgtacgaggaaggattaataCCCTCGTatcgcccaaaattggtacctagttgattaattagtgtcttagtgtcgaagattgaaaatttaaaaaagatcCAAAACATTATCCTTTGTTGAAATGCTAAAAATTTCGAGAAAAAGAGCaaatttcacgttaatcgagaaaaaaattatattccgtaagttaggatacaatgtcttgaattctcgatacgtgaataaatgcaaaaaaaattatttattttgaaagatatTTGATGATCTAgggtttagaaaagaaatcatgtcccataagttagaacacgatcttttaataatttccgagatttaaaaaaaaaacttaagtttgaaaagattcgtataTTTGAATTCGTCGAGAAagtcgaaaccccgtaagttaagATACGATCTTTTCGAATCTCAAAATAcgaaatttttcttattttaaagccatgatttacattaaataaaattaatttaacataaaatggtaggaataaacacaatattaatatgtgtaacaaaatgataatgataatacaAGCATAACTAAAATGagcaacaataaaaaaataaaatacataaaaaacaaatcaagtatatatgaaataataagtaaataaaaaggaactaaagcaattcctaaaaataatgacgaacacacaaataaataaataaatgtcaaaTAGAACTACAATAACAATAcgaataataaaagataaatattaatgtatgtatatcaatatatttaagttataaattataaaatgtgtgaatgtatatatatatatatatatatatatataaacgaaTATGcatatctatgtatatatataaattataaagcgtAAAAACATGAGTATGTatatatctaaaaatatgtaggtatatatataaattatatgaaaatataaaaacatataagtatGTGTATgtattcatgaaaataaaaatatgtatatatattttaaatattatgcaatataaaaatatatgtaagtatgcatataaacatatatgtgtatgtaaattaaaatgtgtatatatgtatatagatatatataaaattatgaaatatatgtaaatatatatacatacatgtttataaaattagaaatatgtGCGTATGTATATACCATAAAAtgtaagcatatatatatttgaagttataaaatataaaagacatataTGTGTATGGATATGTACGGATTGTAAAATATGtgcatgtatatattataaatatttggtaataataataataatacaatattagtgatattatataataataatagtattaaaataaataatttagtaataaaataattaaaataacatacggatagaggtgtccatgggccgggccgggccaaaaaattttcggcccgcctcctaggcctaggcccggcccgacccaaaatatgggcctagaattttgtccaggcccgggaATAAAATCCTAAGCCCgagcctggcccggcccgaaccatttttaataaataccaaaaaataattttaaaaataaaaaataaaaaaaatatttcaaaaataatttaaaattaaaaaataaaatgaaactaGACAGAATTTTAGGGCAAATTAGTAACACATAGAAGAGAAAGGACCAAAACGATATGCGTGATAACTAACGAGGCCCAAATTGGCAATAAAACCCAAGTCGCCCACGCGTCATTCCCTGGGGGTCAgcatatggactaaattgaaagagaattaaaattatgtggtaaaatgaaaaaataaaaagaggacAGGATCGAAAACCACGAGAGAAACAAAAGGACTCGCCAAGCAAATATCCCATTAGTATggaaacacgcggatccttggGTACGGGTCGAGTCGCCCGCAGGTCGCgccaaacggtgtcgttttagCACTAAAACCCCCAAGTGAAACTACGTCGTTTTATGTGtgctataaaagccaaattttattcaaaatttttcatttctcccttctttcaaacaaaaaaaaaaaatcagaaaaaccTCCCTAACCCCCCATTCACTCCCCAGAGCCCGGCCAAAGGTATGGCCATCGTCGGCCGCCGGCCATCGGCGACGACGAGGAAAATTTTAGATCTAGCTTTATCTAACCCCCTAAGCCCGAATTTGTGTTTAAAATCCCCAAAGAAATTAACCAAAAGGCCCCAAAAGCTcgagaaacctttcggtttccaGCCGCCtatagacctgtccatgggccgggtggcccggcccggccaggcccgacggcccgcccgaaatatgggagggtttgggtaaaaatataggcccgaaatatgggcttgggtaaaaaacgaggcccgtttaaaaaatgggccgggctcgggttcaacttttttggcccgggcttGGCCCGGCCCGActcgaatataataaatatatatttttatttttatttttaaattttaaaaatttttatttttatttttttacttttaaaatatttttttgtgtttattaaaaaccgggccgggctcgggctttttattttttcccgggccggggcaaaatttcaggcccatatttcgggccgggccgggcccgggcctaagagTTGGGCCAAATTTTTTCCGGGCCCGGCCTGAACCCgtcccggcccggcccatggacaggtctagccGCCTATCCTCGGAGGCGACTTCCTCGGCCGTCCACGGCGTCGGAAACCCGAATATAGGTCCGCTCGTATCCCTTTTTTTTATCTagtatatatgaaaaaaaataaaaggtaaagtaaaagaaataaaatagaaatagattAAAACGTAAAATAGAAGTAAACCTTCTTGAAGATTTCTCtgtttttattgatattttttttcttttctgttgaTTTTTCGACCCCCTGTTTACACTCGGTTGTTATGGCTTTATAGccatttttacaatatttttatcaattattttgCAGGCGGATTAAGTTGGGCAGCAAGTAAGACAAATGGAAGATCTTAAAATCCACAAATCTCTATTGAATTGATTGAGTCTTCTTCTTttgctttattttcattttttcagatataattatattattttttggtaaaaattataattatagtgttttaataattaatgcAAATTCTAAACAAAGCATTGATGGTTAATTTGCTTAATTATATTCTAAGTAAATTGAATTAAGGGAATTGTGTTAGGATAAACTACAGCTTACTTGTTGATTGTTTGGTTTGGTTCAAAAAAATTAGGAAAGAGAGATTATTGAgacaaatttttgaaatagttgatTATATATCAATGGAAGTGACTATTGTGAAATTCTTATGAATATGATGGTAATTGTTTGTCGCTTCATGCACGCGTAAGCAATCACatgaattattttgtttttgggtaATGAACTGTTATCACAAATGATGCCATCGATGATACTAGTGACTACCTTCAATAATTGAGGTACATTAAGTATAGTTTGCATTTATTGtgatttatttatctattattaaattttatttttcttaaattcataaatgaatTAGAATATTTGTCTTGTTGATACACCCTATCAACGGAAATTAAGAAGGAGAAAGACGGTCTTCCCGTTCAAAAAATAGAGTGGAAATCCCCTCTCAAATGACCTGCCTAAAGTTACTTAaactacatattttttaaagttgtatAACATGTCTCAATAATTACTACTATTTTCATAGATTCatattttaagtatatataagtttatattatataccatcatatttatattaacgGAGTCAgaattttttacatataaaaataattataaattttggagTACATTTAAACGCAAGTTTATCATTTTAATGGATAAATTGATAAAGTAATATTTAGTCGCAAATTTTGGTaatatttctcaatttagtaTCTAAATTTTTTGTCTACATTATtctcaaaatttgataatttttctcaatttttctcgttgaatttttaaaatatattacaaagtataaaaattatttcttttataaaaaaagtgatttacatattaaattatacatcttattcaaataaaactattgaaaataaaaaaataattttcacaacttgtaaaatagatatgaattccaaaaggaaaagaatttaAGTTTGGgatgataatattaaaaaagtagTCACGAACTgtgtaaaatgaattttatgaatcgtaaaataaatattagaaagATTTGAAGCGAATAGttctataaattaaaaattgtaaaaatttaaaatttattaatcaaagtATTTAACTTTTGTAtccatatttttatgttttaaaatttaaaaagttttttttaatatttgaatccatcgtattatttaattaataacaccaaattcaaataactattttataactatacagattaaatatattgaaaatttaaaaaaccaatttcataaatttcatgGTTTTTCTGTGTGTGAATGAATTGCAATGATTGAGATGAACTTTCAACTCTAatgaaaaagattgaattgttgtTTTAGTGATagttactattttattaatttaatttatacctatttatatataatctcaaaattttaaattaaagaataataggtttgaatttaaaatttttaattgttataatactaaacttaaaattttcgtAAATAGAAGAAGTAGTTATctgtattttcttattaatgGAATGTCACTAGTAAGGGTATTGGATTGTTTTAAAGAGATTGTTTTTACTTTCCTAAATAAAGGTTAAACGTATGCATCGAATCTGATAGGAAAGctctatttgatttttttaacaaataaaattctcgaaaatattaaagaaaagcaattaatttattttctgctgTTGACATTTTCAGCTCCATCTTTTGTAATAAATTTCCTTTAAACTTAATGGAATATCTTTGCGTGCATGAGCTGCTCATCAACCATATcttaattttatcattctaaATCACGTTgctgtaattatttatttattggaaAAATAATCATTTGAAGCATTATTAAGCAGATCCTTCGAGCATAGTAATCTGTTTGTTTCACgtttatctaagaaaataatatgtttcatgcacttaaatttatatttttatactaataataatatacatatcaaTCGaataactttaaatataaaagttattaattaGGAGATTATTGAGACCTATTAGTCTATGAATTTATTAAGTATCGCACGTGAAAAATATTTCC
The window above is part of the Gossypium raimondii isolate GPD5lz chromosome 9, ASM2569854v1, whole genome shotgun sequence genome. Proteins encoded here:
- the LOC105800594 gene encoding cellulose synthase-like protein E1; this translates as MENYVHTHECHGHKISIIVNRTHAILHSIAILFLIHYRLSFFFQHPPNITIPTLPWLLIFVSELLLYLAWLFAQSHRWRPVYRTVFPERLPADDKLPAIDIFICTADPNKEPSVEVMNTVISAMALDYPPEKLHVYVSDDAGSDATLRCMKEAWNFARYWVPFCRKYGLVTACPDVYFSSSEDGFKGSSEFKAERKKMEEKYEILKQRIRRIVQEYHRDVTVNNKLDHSSIIEVINEYHKEKDEVKIPVLVYVSREKRPSRRHNFKAGALNVLLRVSATISNSPYILVLDCDMHCNDPTSARQAMCYYCDPQTSQSIAFVQFPQTFRNISEDDIYDSQLRFVFKIQWHGFDGAGGPTISGTNFYIKREALLGSFSKQQDLMALKRSFGPSNDFIKTLVEDYKPCFIEDGESSRMLLEHANVLASCSYEDQTTWGTKVGFLYFCVLEDYFTGFTLHRKGWKSVYLYPKRLQFLGTATTNFNEASIQWTRWVSGLTSVAISRFCPLICGPLKMSLVHLMCYLEVACMPLLYCLSIWGFALIPQLCLFNGIPLYPKISDSNFNIFSIIFISAISKSLYEVVTTGDQFRVWKNEWRIWMVRCVTCYTYGSLDAILDKLGIKEASFLPTNKVTDDEQVKLYEMGIFDFRAATMFLAPLVTVILVNFAAFVGAVFKALVVDDNGDRYWEKMFGQMFLSFYILVSNYAIIEGMIIRKDKASIPLSATLWSVVFSVFILLIGSVILC